TTTCTTCTTGTCCATATGAAAGGTTAATATTAGAGTTGTGGCCGCGGTTATCCATAATATTACTTCTCTCATAGCTCCTCCTACAATCTTACTCTAGGACTGCATCTTTTGATTCCAGCTTCTAACCTATCTGTTAATTCTTTCTCGTGCTCAACATCTTTCTTTAGCCTTATGTAGAAATCTATATTGTCATCATGCAATGTTGTTGATTCTAAAGTCTTTATTTTATCTTGTTTATATCTAACCTGACTCTGTAAAGCATGTTTTAACGCAAACATTTCAACTGTTGTTAATTCCAATGTACTTTTTCCCATGGCTTTATCTCCTTGTTTATTTTTTAAATTCGTTATATTTTAAAGTTGTATATTTCTTTAATATTGGTAAATAATACTAAATGTACAGAAGACAAGAAAATGTTTTACTTATGATGCTAGAGTGATATAAACACTTGATGGAAAATTTGTAGAGTTCCATAAAGGAGAAATATCTATGAAGCATCTAAACTTAATTATTTTTATATTAGCTATCATAATACTTCTATTTCATTACGGTATAATCACAATTAATTTTGCGGTTCTATACAGTAATGGATGGTTTATTCTCGATAAGCTAATAACCATTTTTTTAAGTTTTACAGTGACTTCTTGGCTTCACAAAGCAAAGGCAACTTCTAATTAGGGGTTGCTTTTGTCTTTTATATTTATTCCATAAACCTTATACAGCATCTCAAACCTCTGTAATCCCTTTATTTTCGCTTCATCATGATGAATGTTACATAAACTAATTTTATAGTCATTACTTAAGCTATAAACAACTCCCTGCTTACCGCAACAACAACATATAGATTTTTTTATACATAGATATAAATACTTTCCTATATCATCTGTACGCTCTATTGCTGTTTGTGAAAGTGGTATGTCATTATCTAAGAAAAATTCTATTAAATAGCTTATAAACTCTCTAGCTATCTCTAAGCTACAATCTGATAAGCTAAAAGGTTCTATATTATTTTCATAACAGAAAGCTAGTGTTAATAAATGCCTTGCATACTCCGCATCATAACCAGTGTATAAACTAAAATCTTTTATCGTTACAAATATCTTCTTACGCTGCTCTGCTGTTATTAGCTTGCCATCATCTAGTTTTAATTCTCCTTGCAGTATTCCATTGCTTGAATACCTTAGGATATCCTCCTTAGGAGCCTGTATAGCAACCTGGAGGATTGTCCTATTATCTTGTTCTTTTATTCCTAGCACTTGTATAGGCTGCCACAATGTTTGCATTTAATCATCCCCTTATTTTTATAAACAAAAATACCGTAGTACTCATTCCTGAATAACACGGTATTATAAAAACTTATTCATTTTTTAGTCTTAAATAGTGCGCTGAAAACTGAGAACTTATCTAAAATTATCTCTTAATAGTTCTGTTTCTAATCCAGCTCGTTATTACTTCTAATGGAATCGGTTCAAAATTATTTCCGTTTATTATAATGTCTGCAAACATTTTTGTCCAAATAATATATTCTCTTTCTCTATGTTTAGCTGCTTCGAGGTAGTAATCCGCTATTTCCTTCATTTTTAGTCCCCATAAAGACATATTTCTTTTAATCCTTCTATACATCCGTTCGTCAGAATCCAATTCTATGAATATTTTAAGATCTAATAGCCTTCTTATCTCTTCAAAATAAAATATCATTATACCTTCAATAATAATAATATCATATTCCTTTAGAATGAAATTATTTAAGTCTGTTATAATTTTTTTATAATCAACGCTTTCAGGGTGATTATAATCATCGTACTCATTCTGCGAAACTGGAGATATAATCTTAGGTAATTTTGCCTTAAAATAATTGTCTGTTCTAATTGTTACAACCTTATACTCCGTTAATTCTTTTAATAGAATTTCACTAAATGTTGACTTTCCACTACCCGAAGCCCCAGCAATTCCTAAAACTAAAGGTTTCATAAAAAGCACCTCTCTTAATAAATATCGTTATAGGTACATATCACTAAGCCTAAAATAATACTCCAAAGCTTATCCAGGCAGCCGCTGACAAAACATCGGAGTCCTCTTATTCATCATCTTTCGGAGAACAACAGCTTATGAGACAACCTTGAAAATACTCTTTATATAGTCATCTTTGCTCTGCATAAAGTTACTATACCGATAAAGCTTAAGGTAATTTTATCATATACCTTATTACCATTTCTAGTAAACTAAGTAAAATTACTGCTTTTAAATACCGTATTATTCAGTTTTCAAAGAACAATTATTTTTATTAGATAATCACACAATCACTTTTTAATATGTGGTTACCCTCATTCTTCTTATCGTTAACTTTTAGTAAGTAATCCTCATCTAGCTCTTTAGTTACTTCATAAATCTTGCCTATTGATTTATTCCACCAAGCTCCTTGTTTTGTACATTTCATTATCATTACTTTCATGCTGTCACCTTTTCTTGCATTACAAAGCTTGTACCACTTTCAATACTGCATGTACTAAGCTTTGTAATGCTGTTAATTTATGAATTTTAATTAGTTTTTCATTGCAAATACTTGCTTAAATTCATCAACGAATCTATCTAGCTGTTCTTCATTTTCGAAGGATAAAATCATATTGGCATTAGATAGCTCTACTCCATTTTGACAAACCTTATAATTACCATTCTCACCTTGTAAATTCATTGATAATACTTTTAGTGCCTTAGTCTCTTTCATAGGTTTTTCCACCTTCGTCTCTTCTTGCTCTGATATTATTTTGCAACTGTTTCCTTTGCATACTACTACTGGTGCCTTTTCTGCTTGCTCAGTAAATTTATCTACTTCCTCAAGTATCTTGTCCGCTTCTTTATTTTCCTCATTTTCATTTATAATTTCCATTATCTCGTCAGCTGCTTCCTGTACTTCTAAATCTTCTTCAAGTTGCTTATCCCAGTCAGACTTAATTTTCTTATAGGCATTTGTCAACATACTCTTAGTTAATTTAGGGAAAGCTACCATAAGTTCATCTATTGCTTTCTTTTGTTTTATTCCTTCACTTACCAGCTTTTCACACATTACCTTTACATCGTCCTCATATTTCTGCATTGTCTTATTCATAATCTCCTGATCTCCTTTACATTCATTTTTAAATTGAAGAATTTTTGTTACATCTTCATGAACTAACTCTGCTAACTCATCTATTATCAAATCTATATCAGACCAGTTTTTTTCTGGCATCGATAATATTAATAGAGCTGTCATGCATCTGTCTAAGGTATCTCTAAATTCATCTATCTTATTGTCAGCTAACTCTCTAGCTTTCATTTCTGCTAGCTGCTCTATTAATTCAAGTTGCATTGGGGTCATACTATTTATACATTTCTTTAGCTTCTCTTCTTTTCTTAAGTACTCTCTTCTTTCTGCTCTGTTCATATCAGCCAAGCATCTTTCACTAGATTTTTGATATTCTTCGCTACCAACATAATTCTTCATTCTCACTAGCCTGTTATCTACTGCTGACAAGTTATCACCTCGCCTTAAAGTTTATCAATTTCAACTTCTACCCTCGGATTCTGCGAGTACCACTTATTAACTGTTAACTCTACTATTTGACTATCATCTGCATATGCTATTTTATTTAATGAATCTAAGATTATCTTGGCCACATTATCACAGTCAGGTTTTTTAGTAGGTCTTATCTCTTTATTTTTCATCAATTCCTTTTTCTTTTTACTTGCCGACTCAGGGATTGAATAATAGCAGCTTATAACAGCTTTTAACTGCGGTTTATCAGGTATTAACTTAAGTCCATTTATCATAAATATCTCTTTAACAAGATTTTCATAATTTAGAGTTTTTACAGGAGTATGGGCCCCGAATTTTCCTAATCTTGGTCTACCTTTGCCCATTGGTTCTCCAGGAATAATTAATCTAATCATTTACTATACAGCCTCCCTCCCATACACCTTAAAACAATGTCCAACTTGTCATATCCCTCTTTATGAAGCTTTAATGTTTTAACTAAGGAATTTACTTCATCACTTGATATCCCTAATATCTTTTGTATTTCTTTTACCTCATAAGAATCTTTATCGAACAGTTCAAAGAGTTTTTTCTGAAGTTCTAACTTGTATTCAATATCTTTTTTATAATTATTATATGGCGCATCTTTTCCGGTTCTATGATGTTCATAGCATAAGTGCTTTATATTAATCTTTGTATTAACCATAAAAGGTGCTGGTTTACGTTTTACTATGTGATGCTCTTTCGCTTCTCTACCGCATATTTCACAGTATTTCATTTAATCACCTCTTTCATTTGATTGTCATTTGAGAATACAGGGGTAAAACTATACTCTCAAAGACTGTAAGTCCTAAATTATGATATTATTTCAATATTCTCCACATCCACTAACATATCTTGAAGATATTCTTTTATCCTATTCATTGCTTCATTTCTCCAAGCTCCTCCATCAGCTTCATAAAGAGCTGCACGTGGTCCTGACTGCATTCTAAATATGAATTTTGATTCCGGTTGCTTGATTTCAGGGAATGTTCTAAAAGGTGCTAACGTTACTGGATTAGGAACAACTACATTAGCCACGCTTGCTACTCCAGTTCTTATTGCTACTGCTTGAGATACACCATCATCTCCTACTTGCTGTACATTTTCTTCTTTTACATTCCCAGTAACCTTTAGAAGAATAGTTTTATCATTATTGTCTACAAAACTGCTCTGAAGCATTATGTTGAAACTTTCTGTGTCCATAAAATTGTTATATCTAATATTGTTTGGAGTTAGAGCTTCACATTGCATATAGATTTCTCTTTCTTTATCCTCTCTTAACTCTGAATAAAGAGCTACTTTGTCAGGACTTATAACATGAATTAATAGCTTTTCGCTAGACTTTTTATCCACATTAGATTTTAAATAATCAACTAATGCTGTTAGCGTTGCAACTATTAATTTTGATGGTTTAGGATCTCTTACAGGATAAAGTTCTTTGCTGGAAAATTTCTTTCCATCTACATCTAAAATCTTAACTTCTCCTAGGTTTACTAAATATTCTAAAGCTTGTCTATCTAACATTTTTACATTCCTCCATTAATATAATTATTTTACTAGCTGCAGACCTTTGAGATCTGTCGCTTCTTTTTCTTCTTTATCATTTAAAATTTCACCCGTCTCAGAATCTACCTTGATGAATATCTGTCCGGCTACTTGTTTCTTAAACTCTGAAGCAATTACTTCACCATCAAAATTCTTATCTAATAGAATCTTAGTATGTACTGAAGTCCTTGGAGCCAGCCTGGTCTTAGCAACTATATCAACCTCTGTTAAATCTCTGTCCTCCTTGGTTACAAAAGTAAGATCTATAGTCACTTTTCTCTTGAATTTGTGGTCAGTATTGGGATCTAAAATGTTTTCAGCTACCTCCTTAAGTGCTTGATTGACTCTCTCAGTGAAAGCTCCACCGGCAAGCGTCTCCAGATTAAATTTTGTTTCCATGGTTTTCATCCTCCCTTTGTTTTTTTAGTGAAGTTATATATTTTTCAGCTACAGCAGCAATCTGTATAGCTTCACATGCTAGGTATATTCCATAGAGTCTTATTTTCTCTATAGATTCTTTTGGATTTTCAT
The genomic region above belongs to Clostridium swellfunianum and contains:
- a CDS encoding putative HNHc nuclease; translated protein: MQTLWQPIQVLGIKEQDNRTILQVAIQAPKEDILRYSSNGILQGELKLDDGKLITAEQRKKIFVTIKDFSLYTGYDAEYARHLLTLAFCYENNIEPFSLSDCSLEIAREFISYLIEFFLDNDIPLSQTAIERTDDIGKYLYLCIKKSICCCCGKQGVVYSLSNDYKISLCNIHHDEAKIKGLQRFEMLYKVYGINIKDKSNP
- a CDS encoding uridine kinase family protein, encoding MKPLVLGIAGASGSGKSTFSEILLKELTEYKVVTIRTDNYFKAKLPKIISPVSQNEYDDYNHPESVDYKKIITDLNNFILKEYDIIIIEGIMIFYFEEIRRLLDLKIFIELDSDERMYRRIKRNMSLWGLKMKEIADYYLEAAKHREREYIIWTKMFADIIINGNNFEPIPLEVITSWIRNRTIKR
- a CDS encoding RusA family crossover junction endodeoxyribonuclease, which gives rise to MIRLIIPGEPMGKGRPRLGKFGAHTPVKTLNYENLVKEIFMINGLKLIPDKPQLKAVISCYYSIPESASKKKKELMKNKEIRPTKKPDCDNVAKIILDSLNKIAYADDSQIVELTVNKWYSQNPRVEVEIDKL
- a CDS encoding replication terminator protein; its protein translation is METKFNLETLAGGAFTERVNQALKEVAENILDPNTDHKFKRKVTIDLTFVTKEDRDLTEVDIVAKTRLAPRTSVHTKILLDKNFDGEVIASEFKKQVAGQIFIKVDSETGEILNDKEEKEATDLKGLQLVK